The window CGGCGACTTGCCCGAGAGCAGCCCTTCCTCGGCCGTCTTCTCGATGATCTCGTTGGCCTTGGTCTGGACTTCCTCGGACAGTTCGAGTTCGGAACAGAAGCGCGGGACGTATTTCTTCGGGTCGACGGGTCGCATCTCGAGGCCGAGTTCCTGCGAGATGTATCGATACGTGCGACCGATCTCTTTGCGTTCGACGCGTGAGACTTCCGAAATTTCCTCTAAGCTGCGCGGGATGCCTTCCTTCCGACAGGCGGCGTAGAGCGCGGAGGTCGCGACGCCCTCGATCGATCGACCCCGAATGAGGTCTTCCTTGAGCGCGCGACGATAGATGACCGACGCGACCTCGCGGACCGAACGCGGGACGCCGAGCGCCGAGGCCATCCGGTCGATCTCGCTTAACGCGAACTGCAGGTTGCGCTCGCCGGCGTCTTTCGTTCGGATGCGTTCCTGCCACTTGCGCAGCCGGTGCATCTGGCTGCGCTTCTTCGAGGAAATCGAGCGGCCGTAGGCGTCTTTGTCCTTCCAGTCGATCGTCGTCGTCAGCCCCTTGTCGTGCATCGTCTGTGTGGTCGGGGCACCGACGCGGGACTTCTCCTGTCGCTCCTGGTGGTTGAACGCCCGCCACTCAGGGCCCGGGTCGATCTTTTCTTCCTCCACGACGAGCCCACAGTCTTCACAGATGAGCTCACCCCGGTCGGAGTCCTTGACGAGATTATCCGATTCACACTCGGGACAGGCGCGTACCCCCTCCTGATCCTCGGTCTCGTCCGTCTCACGCGTTCGCTCCCGCTGGCGGGTGGACCGTGTCATCGCACTTTTATAGTAGTAGCACCATTGTATATAAACTCTTGGGAACCGTTTCAGCCGGTAAGGGGAAAATCGCCGAAATCGAACGGTAGGGGCTCTCGGGAGGGATATTTACCATCTGGAACCGGAAAGACTTTATCCGGAACCGGCGGATCACTGGGACGAATGCCGGTCATCGAATGCGACGTCGACGCCGCTCGAGACCGACTCGAGGCGGCCGGGGTGACGGTCGAACCGGGCAACACGGATCACGAGCGCTGGCGGGCGAGCCGCGGGTCGGCGACGGCGGTCGCCTACGACGACAAGGTCGTCGTCCAGGGTGGCAATCCACAGGAGATCGAGGCGATTCTTCGCGAGGCGGGCGGTCGCGCGCACGTCTACTTCGACGGCGGGAGCCGCGGCAACCCCGGCCCCGCGGCGATCGGCTGGGTGATCGTCACCGGCGACGGCATCGTCGCCGAGGCGGGCGAACGAATCGGCCGCGCCACGAACAATCAGGCCGAGTACGAGGCCCTGATCGCGGCCCTCGAGGCGGCCCGCGACTACGGGTTCGACGAGGTGCACATTCGGGGCGACTCCGAACTCATCGTCAAGCAGGTCCGGGGCGAGTACGACACCAACAACCCCGAACTCCGCGAGAAGCGGGTGACCGTCCACGAACTGCTCTCGGCGTTCGACGAGTGGACCTTAGAGCACGTCCCCCGCGAGGTCAACGACCGCGCGGACGGACTCGCGAACGAGGCGCTCGATCAGGGGTAAGGTCGTGTCTCGTGGCACGAACCTTCTAATGCGGGACTCGAGTATCGCTGGGATTCCCGCCGGCGCTCGCGGTCGACGCGCCGGCACTCGTCCGGATTTTTGTACCTCGCGTCCGAAATCGGCCATATGACTGCCGAGGATCGGTTCAAGCTGTTCGGCGTGTACCTCTCGCGGCCGGTCTACGAGGCCCTCGACGACTACGTCTACGAGGAAGCCGGCGTCGTCGATCTCAGTGACTACTTCGACGAGACTGCGTCATCGGTTCCGACGGGCGATCCGGGCGCCGAGGCGACCGACGAACTCGTCTCGGATCTGGTGGCGGAGTTTGCGACACTGTACGACGCGGCCGACTTCGAGGCTGCGACGGCCGTCGACCCGAACGGGTTCGTCCTCACGCATCTCGCCGCGAAACCGACCCGGGTCGCGGCCCTCCGCGAACGCTTCGAAGCGGCGACGACGATTCAGGAGACGGACCTCCGAACCGCCCACACCGCCATCCTGGCTGCGTTTCTGTCGGTCGACCCGCTCGAGTAGTGAGCCGGCGGCTCGTGATCCGACCGGACAGAGTGGTCGCCTCGAGGCCACGCTCGTCACTGTAATTCGACACGTTCCGCAGCTCGGCCCTGCTACTGTCGATCGGGTCATTCCATCCGTCCAAAAATAGCTTCGCGGCGGGGCTGCCAAACGTCGCGCCGCCTACGCCTTCTGTAGGTCCCGAATGGTCACCCAGTGGTCGCCGTATTCGGCTTCGTGCTCGCTCGCGTACCGGTTGGCTTCGGCCCAGTCCGAACACTCGCGGTCGAACTCGCAGCTGTCACAGCGGAGCTGGTACGCCATGCACTGTGAGACCACGCGAACGTGCTTAAGCGTTGAGTTGGCGGTTACAGCGGTGGCTGTGAATTCGTGCGAATCGCCTGCCAGACCGCTGTTGCGGGCCGATTCTGGCGGTCGATCGCAGTCGAATTCGGTCCGCCGATCGGTCTCGGACTCGAGGGGGTTCGAGAGAATTAACTCAGTTCCGTATTCTAGTACCTTTACATGGGTGGCCGTTACAGACACTGGTGATGCCCGAAGTCACGATCTCCGACAACCTGTACTCGAAACTCGAAGAGCAGTGCGACGATGCTATCGAAGACGCCGTGTGGGAGCTGCTGTACCAGTCGCGCCGCGAGTAATCGATCGCTTGTTCTGCCCGCTGATCTCGTCTTGCGTTCACTTTCGGTAGCGTCGTGTCAGTAGCCAATGGCGGGCCAGACCGTTTCGACCGACTACCTTACGGTGCGTCGTACTGCACGCTCTCGATCGAATCGTAGTGGTGCCGGGTCGAACGGCAGCCGAGTTCACGCTCGAGGGACGCATCCGGCTCCGTTCGGAGTTCGACGGTTCGACCGTCGACGGTGGTGATCTCGACGCGCTTCTCCCGCTCGGTAGCGAACTCGATGCCCTCGTACTCGGTCTCGAGCCGAACCCCGTACTCGGCGAGCGCGAGTCCGCCCACCGTGGCGAGTACTAGCAGCCCCGCAAGAGGTCCGGTGGCGGCGAGCAACCACAGGAACGACACCGCCGCGAGCAGGCCGCCGCCGAGTCCACCCAGCACCAGCCGGTCTCGGTCGGATCCCAGATCGAAATCGAAACCGCGATCGCGCTCGAGTCGGCCGAGCGCCTCGCGGACGCGCACGTAGCGCCGACGAGCGAGTTCAGCTGCGCTGCCCCCGGCGACGGTTGCGACCGCGAGCCCGACCGTGGCCATGCCCTCCGCCGCGGGCAGTCGAAGCACGGTCAGGACGAGTGCGATGACGGCGATGACCGCGAGGATGGCGCCGACCCCCGCGACGAGTCGGTCGTCGACGCCGCGAAAGGTGGGACTCGAGTGCAGGTGGCTCCGGATCGAGGTGATATACTCCTGTTTCACGTCGAGGAACTCGCCGTCCGCGGAACGGCCGAGCAGTCGCCGGTCCGTAACCCCGATCGTGACCTCCGCCCGCCCGGTTTCCTCGATCAGGGTCCCCTCGTAGACGGCGTTCAGCGATTCGGTACGGGTGAGATGGGCTCTGAGTGACCGTTCCGGCGGCGTCATCACCTCGAGAGACGTCCTCTTGGCCCAATGTAAAGAGCCGCATTACCGTCGGTTTCGCGGTGTCTCACTTCGGCTGTGCCTGTCGTTATCTCGACTGCCTGGCTTCGAGTTGACCGTAAGGGAGGCGTATTCGGCGGGCTCGAGTAGTGTTCTTTGTAACGAGTAAGGGTAGGGCGGATTTGAACCACGGTCGTTTCGCTCACGCCGTTCGCTTCACTCCCTGATTCAAATCCTCCCAACATCACGACGCTGCCGCTCGCGAATTTGCTCGCGGCAGAAGTAGTGGGTTGGGGCGGATTTGAACCGCCGGCTTCCTCCGTGTGAAGGAGGTATCATAACCGGACTAGATCACCAACCCGCAGGCTGACGTATCGGTGCGTGCGACTTAAGGCTTCCTTTCGTCGGTCGCCGACGCCTCACCGCGGTACGCCGTCACCCGCTCTCGAGCGCTCCCGATCGCCTCGCGAGCTTGGCCTTCGACTTTCCGCTCGAGGCCCGCGACTTCCTCGCGAACCGTCTCGAGGCGATCCGGCTCTGATTCGGGCTCGGACCCCGAACGGCCGAGGCGGTCACGAACTCGGTTGCTGACGGGAGCGAGAGTTTCGGCGATGCCGAGGCGGGCGTGTTCGGCGGCGCGAGTGAGGTAGTACCGGCTGTCGTGGAAGTGTTTGTTCATCGTCGTTCACCATAGAAAGGCGCAGCGGGGATATAGTCCTTTCGTAGGCAACAGAAAACGGCCGGCCGATTCGCGAGGAGTCGTTTCGTCATCTAAAACCGTGAGATGGCGACCGATCGAGCGCGATTGGAGGACCTAAGCGAACGTGTTAGGGCCGTTAGTAGCACTTGTGAACGAACATTCACTTATGAATAAGTACATTAACCGATTAGGGGTGTTGGTCGCCGAGTTCGTCGTCGAGGCGGCGGTCCTCCAGCAGACGTTAAGCGCGTTTCCCGATGTCAGTCTCACGCACGAGGCGCAGTATCTGACCGCTGACGGAACGGTACGGCTGTTCTTCCGGATGGCCGGTGTCGACCCCGCTGCGTTCGAATCGACGCTCGAGGCCGATCCGACGGTGACTAACGCTCGTCGCATCGACCGTACCGACTCCGCGACCCTCTACCGCGTCGATTTCACCGCCGAGGGGCGGGCCAAATCGACGTTT is drawn from Halopiger aswanensis and contains these coding sequences:
- a CDS encoding transcription initiation factor IIB yields the protein MTRSTRQRERTRETDETEDQEGVRACPECESDNLVKDSDRGELICEDCGLVVEEEKIDPGPEWRAFNHQERQEKSRVGAPTTQTMHDKGLTTTIDWKDKDAYGRSISSKKRSQMHRLRKWQERIRTKDAGERNLQFALSEIDRMASALGVPRSVREVASVIYRRALKEDLIRGRSIEGVATSALYAACRKEGIPRSLEEISEVSRVERKEIGRTYRYISQELGLEMRPVDPKKYVPRFCSELELSEEVQTKANEIIEKTAEEGLLSGKSPTGYAAAAIYAASLLCNEKKTQREVADVAQVTEVTIRNRYQEQIEAMGIHG
- a CDS encoding phosphohydrolase yields the protein MPEVTISDNLYSKLEEQCDDAIEDAVWELLYQSRRE
- the rnhA gene encoding ribonuclease HI, whose protein sequence is MPVIECDVDAARDRLEAAGVTVEPGNTDHERWRASRGSATAVAYDDKVVVQGGNPQEIEAILREAGGRAHVYFDGGSRGNPGPAAIGWVIVTGDGIVAEAGERIGRATNNQAEYEALIAALEAARDYGFDEVHIRGDSELIVKQVRGEYDTNNPELREKRVTVHELLSAFDEWTLEHVPREVNDRADGLANEALDQG
- a CDS encoding DUF7553 family protein — protein: MNKHFHDSRYYLTRAAEHARLGIAETLAPVSNRVRDRLGRSGSEPESEPDRLETVREEVAGLERKVEGQAREAIGSARERVTAYRGEASATDERKP